Genomic window (Spirosoma sp. KCTC 42546):
ACTTCGAGAGCCGTATAGGGCTGCACCGACGCAATGGTTGGTACGTTCGATTTCACCATGAATGTTGGGATAAGCTCAATAAGGGAACCGATCAAAATCACCACCAGCGAGCCAATCAGTAATGGAAATGGTTTCCGTTCTAAGGATCGGTGCCAGAACGTGTCGCCCCCCGTTGGGGTATAGACTTTGGCCAGCGCCGGTGCTTCGGCCTCTTCGTTCGCGACCAGTTTACCGGCAGCCATTGTTTTGAAGAGGTTATAGCCCATCAAAATAGCCCCGATCAGGTAGAACGTACCACCCACGGCCCGCATCATGTGCATAGGCAGAATCTGGAGCGTCGTTTCGAGGAAAGTCGGGTATTTCAGAACGCTTTCGTTTGTAAATTCTTTCCACATCAACCCCTGGGTGAAGCCCGCAATGTACATGGGCACTGCGTAGAACAGAATGCCGAGTGTGCCAATCCAGAAGTGGAAATTCAGCAGCTTTTTCGAGTACAACGGCGTCCGGAACATACGCGGAATGAGCCAGTACAGGATCGCAAACGTCATGAAACCATTCCAACCTAATGCACCAACGTGTACGTGGGCAACAATCCAGTCGGTGAAGTGGGCAATGCCATTTACGTTCTTGAGCGACAGCATTGGGCCTTCGAACGTAGCCATCCCATAGCAGGTCAGGGCCACGACCATGAATTTCAGAATGGCATCCTCGCGCACTTTATCCCAGGCCCCACGAAGCGTCAGCAACCCGTTAATCATACCTCCCCACGAGGGTGCAATGAGCATAATCGAGAACACAACCCCCAAAGACTGTGCCCAATCGGGCAGCGATGAGTAAAGTAAGTGGTGAGGCCCCGCCCAGATGTAGATGAAAATCAGTGCCCAGAAGTGCAGAATCGAGAGCCGATACGAATAGACCGGGCGGTTCGCCATTTTGGGCAGGAAGTAGTACATCATGCCCAGATAAGGCGTGGTCAGAAAGAACGCCACCGCGTTATGACCATACCACCACTGAACCAGCGCATCCTGTACACCCGCATACATCGAGTAGCTTTTGAGGAAGGAAACCGGCATGGCCATCGAGTTGACGATATGCAGTACGGCAATGGTCACGAACGTAGCAATGTAAAACCAGATCGCTACGTACAAATGCCGCTCACGCCGTTTGATAATCGTACCGAACATATTGATGCCGAACACCACCCAGATCAGCGTAATGGCGATATCGATTGGCCATTCCAGTTCAGCATATTCTTTCGATGTCGTGATGCCTAACGGAAGGGTTGCCACGGCCGACAGAATAATCAACTGCCAGCCCCAGAAGTGAATTTTACTCAGCAAATCACTGAACATCCGGGCTTTACAGAGTCGTTGCAGCGAATAATACACGCCCATAAAAATGGCGTTTCCAACGAAGGCGAAAATTACTGCGTTGGTGTGTAGAGGTCGAATCCGACCAAACGTTGTGTATTGGTTGCCAAGGTTAGCGGCTGGTGCAAACAACTGGCTGGCCACAATAACGCCAACGAGCATGCCAATGATGCCCCAGATAATAGTAGCTATGCCAAAATCGCGGACAATTTTATTGTCGTAGGCGAAGCGTTCTACAGGTGTATCGCCACCCGGCGGTTGATGCCCGATCGCGATGGAGCCTGTCGCTCGATCGGGCGATGGACTGGCAGTGGGTTGATTAAACGAAACATTCATAATAAACGAGTACAGGGGTTACTATGCGTTTGATTGAGTTTCAGTGGAGACTGGAACGTCGTCGTCCAGCAGCATTCGAATCGAGGGCGTGTAGAGATCATCCTGTTGCCCGGTTTTCATCGACCAGAAAAACGCGCCCAGAAAACCCAGCGCCATTAGTAGACTAATCCCAATCATAAAAAAGATAATGCTCATCGCCTTGTCGGTTAGTGGCTCAAAAGTGGGGCGATTTCGGAGGAGGAAATATGAGTTTCGTCAGGTGCCAGCCTGATTTTGATTGCCGATGGCGCAAGGCTCCTGCCTTGTGACAGTTATTACCCAGCCTCTGGCTGGTAAATGAAAAACGCTATCAGCAAATTGGCCAGAGGCCGGAGAATAAAGGCACAAGGCAGGAGCCTTGCGCCATCAGCAATAGACTGATGAAGGTCATCTAACCGCCTGATGAACGTCAGGAAGGCAAGGGATATGGTCAGTCAATTTTGCAGTCATTCTTGTCAGTTTATAGTCATTCATTGTCCAGAGCTGATTGAGTTGACAGACAAAAAATGACTATAAACTGACAATGGCTGACCATTAATGACTACTAGATGATTATTGTCGCTTTCTTTCTGGCGCACTGGTACCTATCAGTGCTGATGCAAACGTTTTTTCTCCACCGCTATGCCGCCCACCAGATGTTCACGATGAGCAAAGGCTGGGAGAAGTTCTTTTATATAGTAACGTTTGTTGGGCAGGGCTCATCGTTTTTGAGTCCGCGTGCCTATGGCATTATGCACCGGCTGCACCACGCCCACGCCGACACGCAATATGATCCGCACTCGCCAAGCTATTCTGACAACCTGTTCGATATGATGTGGAAAACCCGATTATTTTATAATGACATCCTGAACAACCGGGATACGATTCCGGCAAAGTTCAAAAAGGGGGTGCCTAACTGGGAATTTATGGAATGGTTTGGTGATCGCTGGCCCGTTCGACTGGCCTGGGGTACGGCCTATACGCTGTTCTATATTCAGTTTGCGCCATCCCCCTGGTTCTTTCTATTGCTGCCCGTGCATTTTCTGATGGGACCGGTTCATGGCGCTATTATCAACTGGTATGCGCACCGCTACGGCTATACCAACTTCAAGCTGGACGATACGGCTAAAAACCTGTTACCCTTCGATTTCCTGATGATGGGTGAATCCTATCATAATAATCACCACAAATATGGTGGTCGGCCTAACTTCGGAGGCTTCCGCTGGCACGAGTTCGACCCGGCTTACCCAATGATTCTGTTCCTCAACAAGGTAGGGGTATTGAAATTGAGGCTTGGGCGAGATGAAGCGTATATGTGACTAGAACTTCCCGAAAGCTTTAAACTTTCGGGAAGTTGGCTAATGTCGAATATTTTCATTTTTTTCGACATCAAATCATTATTATGTCGATTCTGTCAACATATGCATTCATGTATGTCGAAAAAACAGTGGATATTCGACATAATCAAATGAGCGAACTTTGCCGCTTAGGTGAATTCACATGTCATAAAGGATCAATAAGCTATGCATAAAGATAAATGCAGCTGCTATATATACAATATAATTATTTCTAACTACTTATTACATTATACCTATCTCATCCACCGCATCGCCAACACTCCTAAAATGGGGCCGGGAAGTAAGACGTAAAACAGCCAGCCCGAGAGGCCAACCGTTGCCACAAGCCAGGCCATGAACTGGATGGATACTACCGTTAGCAGAAAGCCGAAGCAGGTAACGAGCGTCAGGATACTGCCCCGGTTATCGAGTGTAGCGTGGCTGGCGACGAGGGTGGAAAATTGCGGAGAATCGCCAGCGGCTGCGGCTCCCCAGATCAGTAAAAATACCCCAAACAGCCAGGGTGGTGCAGTTACCAGAAACGGTAGTAGTAAAATGCAGAGGCCGGAGGTCAGCAGTAGATACCGGGCCACTCGTGCGCTACCAACCTGTAGCGCCAGGTAGCCTCCACCCACGCAGCCCACAGCACCCGCAGCAATACCCCCAAACGCCCAGAGTGAATTCGTTAGTTCTACATCAGGATGTTGCAATCGATAGTAGGCTATCAGGGATGGCAGAAAAGCCCAAAGTGTGTATAGCTCCCACATATGGCCAAAATAGCCCAGCATAGCGGGTCGAAAGGCGGAGGGTTTTCCTAATGAACGCAGGGTTTGAAACCGAAAAAAGTTACCCACGGATTGTATAGCTTTCGCTGGTACCACTAGCATCAATAAAACACCCCCGCTAATGGCTAACAAACTGACTGATAGGATCAGTGTACGATACGGCAAGCTGCCACCCAATCCCCGTAGGAGATGCGGAAAGGCCGTACCCAGCACCAACGCCCCAACCAGAAAGCCCATTGCCCGACCTAAAACGGGTTTGAATCGGTCGGCGGCAATCTTCATTCCAACGGGATACACGCCTGCCAGAAAGAAACCGGTCAGGAAGCGGCTGGCTAAAATTGTTTCTGCGTTTACGGGTAGCAATAGCCAGAGCAGATTAATGGTGGCGGCTAATGTAACGGATATCAGAAAGACATAGGTCGAGCGGAACCGATCGGGTATGGCAAACAGCGCGTAGAGTAACGTACCGGCGATAAACCCAATTTGCACCGCCGAGGTGATCCAACTGGTAAGCCCTGGAGCTGTAGCTTTTAATAGGGGCTGAAGTTCAGGCAGGATGGCGTTACCAGCAAACCAGAGCGAAGTACCAGCAAATTGGGCAAATACAAC
Coding sequences:
- a CDS encoding MFS transporter, whose translation is MLASSRINGQLLVVVFAQFAGTSLWFAGNAILPELQPLLKATAPGLTSWITSAVQIGFIAGTLLYALFAIPDRFRSTYVFLISVTLAATINLLWLLLPVNAETILASRFLTGFFLAGVYPVGMKIAADRFKPVLGRAMGFLVGALVLGTAFPHLLRGLGGSLPYRTLILSVSLLAISGGVLLMLVVPAKAIQSVGNFFRFQTLRSLGKPSAFRPAMLGYFGHMWELYTLWAFLPSLIAYYRLQHPDVELTNSLWAFGGIAAGAVGCVGGGYLALQVGSARVARYLLLTSGLCILLLPFLVTAPPWLFGVFLLIWGAAAAGDSPQFSTLVASHATLDNRGSILTLVTCFGFLLTVVSIQFMAWLVATVGLSGWLFYVLLPGPILGVLAMRWMR
- the ccoN gene encoding cytochrome-c oxidase, cbb3-type subunit I, translating into MNVSFNQPTASPSPDRATGSIAIGHQPPGGDTPVERFAYDNKIVRDFGIATIIWGIIGMLVGVIVASQLFAPAANLGNQYTTFGRIRPLHTNAVIFAFVGNAIFMGVYYSLQRLCKARMFSDLLSKIHFWGWQLIILSAVATLPLGITTSKEYAELEWPIDIAITLIWVVFGINMFGTIIKRRERHLYVAIWFYIATFVTIAVLHIVNSMAMPVSFLKSYSMYAGVQDALVQWWYGHNAVAFFLTTPYLGMMYYFLPKMANRPVYSYRLSILHFWALIFIYIWAGPHHLLYSSLPDWAQSLGVVFSIMLIAPSWGGMINGLLTLRGAWDKVREDAILKFMVVALTCYGMATFEGPMLSLKNVNGIAHFTDWIVAHVHVGALGWNGFMTFAILYWLIPRMFRTPLYSKKLLNFHFWIGTLGILFYAVPMYIAGFTQGLMWKEFTNESVLKYPTFLETTLQILPMHMMRAVGGTFYLIGAILMGYNLFKTMAAGKLVANEEAEAPALAKVYTPTGGDTFWHRSLERKPFPLLIGSLVVILIGSLIELIPTFMVKSNVPTIASVQPYTALEVQGRDIYIREGCVNCHSQMVRPFRSETERYGEYSKAGEFVYDHPFLWGSKRTGPDLHREGGKYPDSWHYHHMNEPTSMSPGSIMPSYPWLITQKLDISNTADKLTALKKVGVPYDDSGISYANEDLKKQADKISGQLASEGIKVGSDREIVALIAYLQRLGTDIKKMEKVK
- a CDS encoding acyl-CoA desaturase, whose product is MIIVAFFLAHWYLSVLMQTFFLHRYAAHQMFTMSKGWEKFFYIVTFVGQGSSFLSPRAYGIMHRLHHAHADTQYDPHSPSYSDNLFDMMWKTRLFYNDILNNRDTIPAKFKKGVPNWEFMEWFGDRWPVRLAWGTAYTLFYIQFAPSPWFFLLLPVHFLMGPVHGAIINWYAHRYGYTNFKLDDTAKNLLPFDFLMMGESYHNNHHKYGGRPNFGGFRWHEFDPAYPMILFLNKVGVLKLRLGRDEAYM
- the ccoS gene encoding cbb3-type cytochrome oxidase assembly protein CcoS yields the protein MSIIFFMIGISLLMALGFLGAFFWSMKTGQQDDLYTPSIRMLLDDDVPVSTETQSNA